A region from the Acidobacteriota bacterium genome encodes:
- a CDS encoding GNAT family N-acetyltransferase, translating into MKDSIELRHCREVTEFQACVDLQREVWGFSDADLIPVRMFVVASKIGGQVIGAFARQMLIGFALSIPGSRDGRTYLHSHMLAVREEHRNAGLGRRLKLAQRDDAIARKFELMEWTFDPLEIKNAYLNIERLGVIARRYTINQYGISSSPLQGGLPTDRCIAEWWLNSARVRRLLEAGQPIHVKPEVVIKVPAHVYDWKNDPATRDRARELQLANREQFLKAFSEGLVVLGYKRDQLGNGSFLLAHPEERFEFGSEMERETASSCT; encoded by the coding sequence CTGAAGGATTCCATTGAACTGCGTCACTGTCGCGAGGTGACCGAATTTCAAGCCTGCGTAGATTTGCAGCGCGAAGTTTGGGGGTTCTCTGACGCGGATTTGATCCCCGTTCGGATGTTTGTGGTCGCGAGCAAGATCGGCGGACAAGTCATTGGAGCTTTTGCTCGCCAAATGCTCATCGGTTTTGCTCTCTCTATCCCGGGTTCACGCGACGGACGCACTTATCTTCATTCGCACATGCTCGCAGTCCGCGAAGAACATCGAAATGCAGGACTCGGTCGTCGACTAAAGCTGGCGCAGCGTGACGATGCGATTGCGCGAAAGTTCGAACTGATGGAGTGGACCTTCGATCCCCTCGAGATTAAAAACGCTTATCTCAATATCGAGAGGCTGGGAGTCATCGCCAGGCGCTATACCATCAACCAATACGGCATCTCGTCCTCACCACTGCAGGGCGGACTGCCGACCGATCGCTGCATTGCGGAGTGGTGGCTCAATTCGGCTAGAGTGCGGCGACTTCTCGAAGCTGGACAGCCGATTCACGTTAAGCCAGAGGTGGTCATTAAAGTGCCCGCCCATGTTTACGACTGGAAGAATGATCCAGCGACTCGCGATCGCGCCCGCGAATTACAGCTTGCGAATCGGGAACAATTTTTAAAGGCGTTCTCCGAAGGCCTGGTGGTATTGGGTTACAAACGCGACCAGCTGGGCAATGGGAGTTTTCTGCTCGCGCATCCGGAAGAGCGATTTGAGTTTGGCTCCGAGATGGAGCGGGAAACGGCGTCGTCATGTACATAG